DNA sequence from the Dunckerocampus dactyliophorus isolate RoL2022-P2 chromosome 4, RoL_Ddac_1.1, whole genome shotgun sequence genome:
CATCACATTTGGAGAGACACGTTTGTTGGACGAGCAAAAATATTCTATCAAAGGATGCTAAAagacaaatgaaataaatatcatTTTCCTTGTTAGCCAAATGCTCCAAATGAATAATCGAAAGCCGAATTTGTCAGGAGACACACCTGTCTTAAAACAATTTAGTAAAACAAACGACCTGGTGTCTGAGGTCATCAAATGTCAGCATACTGGTTCATCCGGACTATGCACAGAAAGTCCATGAACAAATAGtaccaaaataataaaagcaatacaattaaataattaattggaTGACATAAAATCATGACTTTCtcattaaataacaaaaaacttctTTTATTCACAAATTTACATCACGTCAAATCATTTTTGATGCAGAGAAATCAAACAGAAATATAGCATACCACTGCATtaatgtgccttttttttttttaaacaagaataaaatattgGTCTTCCTTCAAGCTTTTTCATTAGGGCATCAGTACGGCCACTTTCATATGACACAGCAGAGCAAATCTCAAGCAGGAAGGGCATCAAGGATCATCATCTGCTCTGCAGAAGAGATTCAAAGTCTGGGGAGCAAAccattttgtgtttgacattccCTAACACAGTCAAGTCTCCTGTCCGTCCCTCCGTACCAACAGAGACTAGTTCCTAAAGACGACAAGTGTGGCATTAAAATGTGGTAATCGTTATATAATTTATACTGGATAACACAATTTATATAGCTAAAACAAAGGGGTAGCACATGCAGCAGGAGACAGACATCATTATCTCCAGTCTTACCTGAAGGAAAGAGCATGATGCTCCGAGGGAAACATCCAATGAGACCTGTCCGACTATGAGCTGCACTCGGCCAGACTTCCGTACCAGCATCTTTCCAACAAGACCCTCCCGTAGGTCTTTTAAATTACAGCCATTATCATCAACTTGCTCCTCCTGTAAAATATTCAGAGTATATTTATTCATACATTAAAAGTAATAGATTCATCAATATGATGAATTGGATCTACCTGAGACTCTGTTTTTAGTAGGACAGACTGTCCATCCTCAGACTGCACCTCTGTTTTTATCGGCTTGTATTCCTTGGTGGGTGGCTGGCCAGGCAGTGTGTCGGGCAGCTGCATGAAGAACAGCTCCTCACCTTTGCTAAGACTCCACTTGTGGAGCAGGTCTGGCAGAACCTCCGGCTCAGGGAGCGGAGGAGGCTTGAAAGCAGCCTCAGTCTTCTTCAGTTCTTTTTCCTCTTGCTCCTCCTtgactgaagaaaaataatttgaatTGCTTGTTTGGATTTTCCAACTTTCACACAGCATAAAAGTATATACAAGTATTATAAAACATGAGGGACTGGATATGAAAGTAGCCAAGCAGACTAGCTGTGTTGTGGTAGGCGAGTGTGAATATTTCGTGATGATGACCCCTTTTTTGGTTTGGACTAGCAAAGGGCTGCAATTGTTAACATTAAACTATAGAGTGCAGGATGCAAAAATCAAAGTACTTTGTACTGAATGCTCCATGGGGTCGTCCTCATCCATCTTCTCAATTTTAATAGTAGGAGTACTAAATTCCTCCTTGAAACCCCATCCTGACACAGCGAGAGGAAGCTGAACTGGGCAGCTCCTCTGTTCACTCCTCAGGAAAGGATCATCTATGAActaaaaacaaatgtaacacATCATTACAATAACTACAAAGCAAACACCACTCGATGCATGTGTTTATCAAGTGCAACTCACGTTGTCTCGATCCAGTTGGCGTAGGATCTCTTTGGTCTCTTCCTCAGTTTCTCTCTTCTCTTTTTTGATATTGATGATGTGTGAGAGTCCCGTGCTTGGGGCATCTCGCTCACTTTCATAGCCGACTGTATATTAAAAACAGGGAAGTTACTCAATATATCATTTAACCAAAAATACGGTGTACGTCACACCTTTTCTTCTCATGGCCATTTCTGCAGGGCCCTGCTCAAAAATAGAGTGGGACTGGATGAGCTCTGCGCGACCACGGCCTCTGCCCCTATCTCTTGGACCTCTGCCTCGGGTTGAATCCTTTCTCTCCCTTCTTGGCCCGCCTTCATCCTTGGTGCTTTCAGGCAAAATGCATAGTAACAAAACTTTTGCAAATTTGCTTTTAGAATACAGGATTGCTTGTGAACTTACTCTTCTCTAACTTTACGGCCGATGATGTTGGGTGTAAATGTTTTCTAAGGGAAAGaaacagtggaaaaaatgtatgtaaatgtatCTCAACTAGGGACTTGGTTCTGAGAGACGTTTAATTCGATATATTTCCAATATACCTTTTTCACTCCCCCCAAGGTGAGGTCTCTCGAACGCATTGCAGGGAGGCGACCAGCAGAGATGGTAGCAGGTGGTCTGCGGCCCATCAGTTGGCCCCTGCCACTCCCTCCCGGGGGTGGCATGCGATGACCACTGGGATCACCGGCACCTGGATCAGCCATCctaagcacacacaaaaaaatggtaaGGTTAAGTGATGCAAGTGATGCAGAGTAAAACTGTTGAATCtgcattacaatattttttgtgAATTAGATAGGTATACTACATGAGGGTCAATATGACAAATGGACACTTCCTCTCCTGGTTTCAGCAGTCAGTGATCACCACTGCCATGTTTCAAAATTGCCGTTTTTGTGACTCACTTCAACTGGACGTTCTTCCTGACATAACCGTGACATTCATTCAAGGATTCTCTGACTGGCTGGGTGTAATATGAATAAAAAGGAGGTAAGTTCACTTCAGCGACAGTTCAGAACATTAGTGTGAGCCCTTACCTgtcttgtgttttcattgtagggtgtgtgtgtgtgtgtgtgtgtgtgtgtgtgtgtgtgtgtgtgtaggaagaATTGTGGTTGGTAGCCGTGTCAGTTTATACAAATAGTGTAGCATCTTTTCAGCATTCCACAGTGTAACTTGCCAGTATATTAATAGAAGAGGAACTTTACACAGTAAAAACAACATGATCATCATCAGAGGACATCACagaaagtacaacacaaaatcaGCTGCGGGACACAAATGGTCCtaggccacattttggacaaaactgcaatgtccaaaaaaaatggaactgaGGAAAATGTGAATAAAGTGGTTGTGCATAACACAACGTGCCCAAAGTAGTCACTATCAGAAAGAAGGGAGGAAGAAAGACCTGAGCCCAGAGAGCAAGGTCATACTTGCTTATGTTATTGGCATGAGTGCTGTTCAGAGCAAAATTTTAAGAATACATGTACATGCCCTATGTTCTCAATTAGTTACTGTATGTAGATTTACTGAATGTACAGAAGCATAGCAGCATACTAACTACTCCAGCGAGTATTATTAGGAGTCAGATGTTCtaaacaaaatacacatttataaTGACCTGTGAACAAGGACCAAATCAATTCGAAGTGCTTTACATTTAATACTCACTTAAAGAGGAGAGAAATAATGCAAACTTGTAACAAATATATAATCAACAAAGGCAATGACTACATTGACAAGCCGTGGTGACAATTATGTTGCTTCATCAACATAGCAGAAAGAAATTTAGCCACACGTGGCCAAGTTACAACacagccaaaataaaaaaaaacgtcaaaacGAAACATACTAATGAGATTATCTTTTGATATACACTTCCTGTGGGTACTTACTTTAATACTGCGTCGATGTCCTAAAAAGACACAAACTTTACATTTGTGAGAAGCATTGCATGTTGTGCAGTTGCAATGCTTCCTCACACGCCGCCACCATGAGACTTCCGGGTGTCGTCAGCCAAAGTTCGTGCGGATCATAGCTGCGCAAAGAGCAGCGCATTTGTATCTGTTTACAGTGTACAGTAAATGTTGGCGTtcgatactgcaaatgttggtatcgATGCAATTCTAAGTAAATACAGGGTATTGAGTGTGTCTTTAATTTGAAATCATGATTACGGTATACACTATTAAAAATAAACCACAAGACAAAGATTTTAgatgaacaaaaaaattaaatctttttttttttttaaatcaacaccTTGTatcttatttgtgaacaatttgacaatgtttaataaaacaatataagacaatgtaacaatataaacaaaataagaaaattaTTCTtatattcccttttattacatcaGGACACGAATCAGCTTCATTGGCAAAtaagtatgcttacacaaaccAGGAATTTGACTCCGGTTACATTAGCTGTTAATGTACATGTTATACAAACAGACGAAACaaatacataattaaaaagTAAGATTAAGGGGGTGTACCACGAAGCGAGTTAAGTGGGTTAGCGAGGTGTGTTGAGTGTAACCTTGAACTTGCCCGAAGATACTGTAGCTCTTTTTTAAAGCGGCTATATCACCAGTGGTaactaaactcataacctggtcccgaccaggttATATCCAGACTTTCAGCATAAAATTAGCTATGAAAGAGCCGCTGTTTCCCTGTGTAACTCAtttggagatggcgtcaccatttattgataACCTGGTGGACATGGGAACAAGAATAATTCCAGCAGCATTACGATGGAAGCGGCTTTTTCAAGATCGTTCTGATTCGCTAGCACTCCCTGATCAAATTATCCATCTGTGagcgagatagattttcagccaaGGGAATACGCCAgatatgctcactttttgagcagAGTGTCAGGAATAAGATGCAAAATGAAATATTACTGTAATTCGGCCAATGTTAGCAAATGTATATATCATATCAGTCCTTGTGTGAGTACTCAGTCTGTTGGTCTTCTTATATTAAGTTACCACAAAAcacttttgttgtgtgtttccCCTAGTGTTTAGATGCACGAATGAAGTCTTCAGCAGTCTTCATCCACTGTAGAACACATACACCAATGGGAAGGTGACAGCGCGCAGTGACACGACGGGAAAGAAAGCAATGGcaagcgattgtgaggtctgatttttttttagaggaggcatttttgtgatgcaaatgtattactcttttgaacgcatattgttatGAGAACCAAAACTTGAACCAaaaccaactaaccggaacaaagttcctcatcaccgaaatccgaccagaattCAGTTTATGGGACAAAGTGGGAGGTAAGTGgggataagtcactgttgaaaaGGAAAAAATTGCCACTAAGGAAAAGGAtcgccacaaaacacgtcaaAAATGCCACCTCATGGTCACAACGAGGTACAGCATTTTATAATTTACAGCAGTAAAATACGAAAAcaatgttgctataaatgtgttccctaggggagctggcGGGCGGCCAGGAAGTGAtgccaggggttcagagttgagttttagtttggtgtgggttacggccgcaacagtagcctgtgtttatttgggatttttatgaggaattattgtgcctgttgtgagataattcatacCTGCATTAAGAGCCTCTTGCTCTGGCGATCTGTTCctcgtctcaccaaacattacagtaacattactgacaccagtgtacaatacttcatatcattctgtgtctttgaatgcatcttctataatatttatttgtattttagctcatttagccatttttatgcttgaaaatgcttaatttagacaaatgtacataacatttgcttcactATGaatttttgactgataatacaCAGTTTTCAACCATAAcacagcatggtttattaatatatttttgaaaaattgtgataaagtgaagccacaaaattctaGGCaatggacgactgtatataaatgttaacaatgtaacaatatgaacaacctaacaaaaacacacacggaTCCGATACTCATACTACCCTTGGTATTGATATTATCTTAATATAAAATATCAACGCCATTACGCCAGTATCAAGCCGATCCTCAGACAACCGTTGGTATCGATACTATCTTCATGTTTTGCCCTCCTCTACTCACACAGAGTTCCAGTACAGTACCATATTGTTTGGTAGTCcttgttaaaaataacgttttTATGGATGTATCAGGAAGTACAGGCAGTGAACCAAtgcattgcaattgatgtgaaacggatggggtgTAAGATTAAATAAGATGTGCTTCTTGCTACTCCCTTTGCCATgtagaattgtgaattgtatgaggtgatgtattccaatgtaactgtatgcatgttcaaataaattaaaccattaccatatcaatttcttgtgtattttcgccattcgctgttattaattatttattgttttggatCTTATGGTGTACATAATGACATGAATGAAGATAGAGTATGTAGGGTATACTGTACGGCCAAATGGATCTATTCATGATCTTCATATATTTTGTTATGTTTACAGAGGCTGCACATAATACTGTATGACATGCCTCTTTTATTGCAATCCTTATTGTATGTCCATGCTCATTGTTTAAAAGAAGATTATAGCCATTAATCTGAGAAGGGGTCTATTGACATTGCTTTTTTAATCTCTAGTGAAATCCTAAATGTTGTCCAGTGTGCTACaaccaacacaaaaacatcccaCTTACAACTAATGCCAGCAGAAATCTGCTTACTGTGGGTTTACACTGGGGCATCGCTCGCCTGAGGATGGGCTCGTAGGGGGGCGGGGTAGTAGAGGGAAGTAGGTCCATATGGCTTTGTGTTTGGCACATACAGTGTATTTACTGGGACATCACATGAACTCTCTTTTGCATATTAtcattgtctttatttttgtattcaccGCATGTCAGGTGACATTTATGAAAGTGTCAGGTCAAATTGGCTCAGGTCAACACTTACTGTGCGAGTGAGCGGGTGTGTTGTGTATGCACATGCTGATGAGCTTGCAGTTTGACAATTTTCTTTTGGGTCGCCTGTTTTAGCACTGAATGCATCATGTGCAGCTGCGTAAGAGTCAAATAAACATCATGTTCAAAGCCCACAGCAAAAAAATGGGAACAGGAGGGGGGAGGTGATGGAGGGGGCGGAgggtgagtgtgtttgtgtgacatgcacacacacacacacacacacacacacacaaacgcacacacaaggAAACAGACGGAAAGCacaagagagaaaaagagaggGAGAGTGAGGAGCTTGTGTGTTGGTTTCACCTCCTAATCAGTTTGCAGGGGGATCTATCAGGGAGTACTGCACAGGAGGAGACTCAGAAGCACAAAAAGGAGATACCAACTCTTCTTCCATCATACAAGTAAGGAATTATTATTGTACAGGTGCACTTGAgacagtaaaaataaacaactggGTATAAAGTTGCGGAGATTTGCCAACATCCTCTGTTGTGTTCTatgttacatgtttatgttccaAGTGATTTAACTTAACCAACAGTGAAGATGCGGTGTTATGAAATTGGTGTCATTATTCTCTGCTGATGTGtactggctttttttttctatcaCTTCACACTTGGCCTAATTCTATGCCTTTCATATGAGTATTTTACTATTTATAGTAGTTTTATGTAAATCACACAGATTTGTAATTTTCCTGGTGTTTCTCCAGCTGTGTACACTAACAGTGTCCCTTTACCGGCTTCCATCCCTGTGTTCAAATCAAACTTTGTCATGACTAGACATAAGATATTTATGTATTGATTCCATAAATGTATTACAGTAGATTTGGTCTCTttacttattttaatttaatctcTATTATTGAACGTGTAGCCGCatggtgacctagtggttagcatgttggccatagtCAGATCAGgatgacctgggttcgaatctccttttaggcatctctgtgtggagtttgcatgttctccccgtgtatgcgtggcttttctccattccaaaaacatgcatggtaggttaattggcgtctctaaattgtccataggtatgaatgtgagtgtgaatgtttgtctatatgtgccctgcaattggttgccaaccagtccagggtgtgccccacctctcgcccaaagtcagctgggataggctgcagcccacccccacgaccctagtgaggacaagcagcattgAATATGGATATGGATATTTAACATGTCGACCAAACTAGCAGTAATTGCGGAGACATGAAGGAGTGGGATTAAGCAAGatctgctttttcctactccttgaattgtgcaagtgtaaccatgtgatgtactttaatgtaacttgttaagcatgccTGAAACCAACAACTACCATAAAGCAGCAATGCAGGAAGTCAAGGAGTacatttttggaataaatgaaACAAGCACTGCAATGGAAACTGCGATACAACAATTAAAGTCATTAGCAATAATTCTACCTTAAAGATGAAGCAACATAAAAGACCACCTGAGTTGCTTTATATGCTTTTTATGCTGCTCAATGAACATAGCATATTTGCACATGattacatttgtgtgtggatTAGAATTTAACTGAATGTGATGGGCACACAAATAATTACACTAATGAGGCGTCATCAGATAGACCCAAATTGCCCGATTTGGAGCAGCTGGCTATTAAAATTTGCATCGCAGCTGAGAAAACTGGCTCTTTTTTTACAGACCAAT
Encoded proteins:
- the polr3d gene encoding DNA-directed RNA polymerase III subunit RPC4 yields the protein MADPGAGDPSGHRMPPPGGSGRGQLMGRRPPATISAGRLPAMRSRDLTLGGVKKKTFTPNIIGRKVREDTKDEGGPRRERKDSTRGRGPRDRGRGRGRAELIQSHSIFEQGPAEMAMRRKVGYESERDAPSTGLSHIINIKKEKRETEEETKEILRQLDRDNFIDDPFLRSEQRSCPVQLPLAVSGWGFKEEFSTPTIKIEKMDEDDPMEHSVQIKEEQEEKELKKTEAAFKPPPLPEPEVLPDLLHKWSLSKGEELFFMQLPDTLPGQPPTKEYKPIKTEVQSEDGQSVLLKTESQEEQVDDNGCNLKDLREGLVGKMLVRKSGRVQLIVGQVSLDVSLGASCSFLQELVSVGTEGRTGDLTVLGNVKHKMVCSPDFESLLQSR